From a region of the Capsicum annuum cultivar UCD-10X-F1 unplaced genomic scaffold, UCD10Xv1.1 ctg81249, whole genome shotgun sequence genome:
- the LOC124895314 gene encoding mRNA-capping enzyme-like isoform X2 gives MIVHFLVRTQSVSVSEAITTFAQARPPGIYRQKYVEALYDFYLQAKPEPLVCPQTPEWKKNSDQDNEVVAPSLNKYGNLLLKFSSPHQVSIQNLIPAALPTSSLVYCILNRDIIYVGIPSKTLLIKVSLPPK, from the exons ATGATTGTACATTTTCTTGTACGTACTCAGTCAGTTAGTGTTAGTGAG GCTATAACAACGTTTGCGCAAGCACGCCCTCCTGGAATTTACAGACAGAAGTATGTTGAGGCGTTATATGACTTCTATTTACAAGCGAAGCCTGAACCTTTGGTTTGTCCCCAAACTCCAGAATGGAAGAAAAATTCTGATCAAGATAATGAAGTTGTTGCTCCTTCT CTAAACAAATATGGAAATCTGCTCTTAAAATTTTCATCTCCACACCAAGTATCTATCCAGAATTTAATTCCAGCAGCATTGCCAACCTCCAGCCTTGTATATT GCATTTTAAATAGAGACATCATATATGTAGGGATTCCATCCAAGACACTATTAATCAAGGTAAGCCTTCCCCCAAAATGA
- the LOC124895314 gene encoding uncharacterized protein LOC124895314 isoform X1, which yields MIVHFLVRTQSVSVSEAITTFAQARPPGIYRQKYVEALYDFYLQAKPEPLVCPQTPEWKKNSDQDNEVVAPSLNKYGNLLLKFSSPHQVSIQNLIPAALPTSSLVYCKISSHSSLVFLLIAPQTFNCEGFCFHLSFSPYIASNIFCQISSLPRIYLHSHLKVGLLSIIVHLLVPHTQIPDFLSPMTTCYFTN from the exons ATGATTGTACATTTTCTTGTACGTACTCAGTCAGTTAGTGTTAGTGAG GCTATAACAACGTTTGCGCAAGCACGCCCTCCTGGAATTTACAGACAGAAGTATGTTGAGGCGTTATATGACTTCTATTTACAAGCGAAGCCTGAACCTTTGGTTTGTCCCCAAACTCCAGAATGGAAGAAAAATTCTGATCAAGATAATGAAGTTGTTGCTCCTTCT CTAAACAAATATGGAAATCTGCTCTTAAAATTTTCATCTCCACACCAAGTATCTATCCAGAATTTAATTCCAGCAGCATTGCCAACCTCCAGCCTTGTATATTGTAAGATCTCATCCCATTCTTCACTTGTTTTTCTCCTGATTGCTCCACAAACTTTCAATTGTGAAGGATTTTGCTTCCATCTCTCTTTTTCACCATATATTGCATCTAACATTTTTTGCCAGATTTCCTCACTCCCCCGAATATATCTCCATAGCCATTTAAAAGTAGGGCTTCTATCGATTATCGTGCATCTTCTGGTTCCTCACACCCAAATCCCTGATTTCTTATCTCCAATGACCACCTGCTACTTCACCAActga